A single genomic interval of Eurosta solidaginis isolate ZX-2024a chromosome 3, ASM4086904v1, whole genome shotgun sequence harbors:
- the LOC137245365 gene encoding spermatogenesis-associated protein 20 isoform X4, which yields MFIAKTVSKQPAATAKCKHLFSSTATPSRQTSCGNTVKRSILEFDYNSYYSVSTRKMSDNTQSNSKADTVLPSTLADGGTKATTSHTNRLINEKSPYLLQHAHNPVDWYPWCDEAIKRAREENKLIFLSVGYSTCHWCHVMEHESFENEAVAAIMNKNFINIKVDREERPDIDKIYMQFVLMLNGSGGWPMSVWLTPDLAPITAGTYFPPHDRWGMPSFSTVLKTIASKWQSNQDELKVTGKHVIAAIQKSLSEKSTTAVFEPGSADAKLQESLRIFKRRYDQQHGGFGTQPKFPEVSRLKFLLHAYIITKDADVLDMVLQTLQHIGHGGIHDHVFGGFARYSVDRVWHVPHFEKMLYDQGQLMTAYASAYKLTNDKIYMRYADGIFRYLMKDLRHPGGGFFAGEDADSLPTADARAKVEGAFYAWTWAEVKAAVDANATLYEELKLDMERIFEIYTFHYDLRATGNVEPKSDPHGHLTAKNIHIVRGSVAETCDKFGLTEEQLQRVLYITNEVLHKIRDQRPRPHLDTKIICAWNGLVLSGLAQLANCGGEKRDEYAKAAEDLYKFMHKHLYDNERKVLLRSCYGRGTGDATLESIATTPIDGFLDDYAFLIRGLLDYYKTSLDGSVLKWARELQEIQDVRFWDNTHGAYFYSEENSPNVIVRLKEDHDGAEPCGNSIAARNLILLSHYLDEKSFRQRASKLLEFFADVNPFGYTLPAMMSALLLHENGLDLVAVVGPDSNDTRRFVEICQKFYIPGMIILHVDPQYPDDTYNQRVQQKFKMINGKTTVYICHDRVCQLPFTDPEQLEQNLKENFFKNEH from the exons ATG TTTATAGCGAAAACGGTCAGCAAACAACCAGCAGCAACAGCGAAGTGCAAACATCTTTTCTCTTCCACAGCAACACCATCAAGGCAAACCAGCTGTGGGAATACAGTAAAAAGAAGTATTTTGGAATTTGATTATAATAG TTATTATAGCGTATCCACACGCAAAATGTCGGATAATACCCAAAGCAATTCAAAAGCAGATACAGTACTACCAAGTACTTTAGCGGATGGTGGAACGAAAGCGACTACGAGCCATACGAATCGTTTAATTAATGAGAAATCACCATATTTGTTGCAGCATGCACACAATCCCGTAGATTGGTATCCATGGTGTGATGAAGCAATCAAACGTGCACGTgaagaaaataaattaatattcctCTCCGTGGGTTATTCTACTTGTCATTGGTGTCATGTTATGGAACACGAATCATTCGAAAACGAAGCTGTTGCAgctataatgaataaaaattttatcaatATCAAAGTCGATCGCGAAGAACGTCCGGATATCGataaaatttatatgcaatttGTATTGATGTTGAACGGAAGTGGGGGTTGGCCAATGTCTGTTTGGCTTACACCAGATTTGGCGCCAATTACGGCAGGCACTTACTTTCCTCCACATGATCG TTGGGGTATGCCCTCATTCTCTACTGTGCTCAAAACTATCGCCTCCAAATGGCAATCCAATCAAGATGAGCTAAAAGTAACAGGCAAACATGTTATAGCAGCAATACAAAAATCACTAAGCGAAAAATCGACGACAGCTGTATTTGAACCAGGCAGTGCGGACGCCAAACTGCAAGAGTCTTTACGCATCTTTAAGCGACGTTATGATCAACAACACGGCGGTTTTGGTACACAACCGAAATTTCCTGAAGTTTCACGTCTGAAATTCCTTTTACATGCCTACATTATCACCAAAGATGCAGATGTGCTCGATATGGTGCTGCAAACCTTACAACACATTGGTCACGGTGGTATACATGATCATGTGTTTGGTGGTTTTGCGCGTTACTCTGTGGATCGTGTTTGGCATGTGCCACATTTTGAGAAAATGCTCTATGATCAAGGTCAACTTATGACCGCATATGCCAGTGCTTATAAGCTAACAAACGATAAGATATATATGCGCTATGCTGATGGTATATTTCGTTATTTAATGAAAGATTTACGTCACCCTGGGGGTGGTTTCTTTGCTGGCGAAGATGCTGATTCTTTACCTACAGCAGATGCTAGAGCAAAAGTCGAAGGTGCGTTCTATGCTTGGACTTGGGCTGAAGTGAAGGCGGCTGTGGATGCAAATGCAACGCTTTATGAAGAATTAAAATTGGACATGGAGCGTATATTTGAAATTTACACTTTTCACTACGACTTGCGTGCAACGGGCAATGTTGAACCCAAAAGTGATCCGCATGGTCATCTAACTGCGAAAAATATACACATTGTTCGTGGTTCCGTTGCTGAGACATGTGATAAATTTGGCTTAACTGAAGAGCAATTACAGCGGGTACTTTATATTACCAATGAAGTGTTGCACAAAATACGCGATCAACGTCCTCGTCCACATTTGGATACAAAAATTATTTGTGCATGGAATGGCTTAGTGTTGTCGGGTTTAGCTCAATTGGCAAATTGTGGTGGCGAAAAGCGGGACGAATATGCAAAAGCAGCTGaagatttatataaatttatgcaCAAGCATTTATATGATAACGAAAGAAAAGTGCTGCTCCGCTCTTGCTATGGACGAGGCACTGGTGATGCAACGCTGGAAAGTATAGC tacAACACCTATCGATGGCTTCCTTGACGACTACGCATTTCTCATCAGAGGTCTGTTGGATTATTATAAAACTTCGTTAGATGGCAGCGTGCTAAAATGGGCACGTGAACTTCAGGAGATACAGGATGTACGATTTTGGGATAATACACATGGCGCCTATTTCTATTCAGAAGAAAATTCTCCAAATGTGATTGTGCGCCTAAAAGAAG ATCATGATGGCGCTGAACCATGTGGCAACAGCATAGCTGCACGCAATCTTATCTTACTCTCACATTATTTGGATGAAAAAAGCTTTAGGCAACGCGCTTCTAAACTGCTTGAATTCTTTGCTGATGTTAATCCTTTCGGTTATACGCTACCAGCTATGATGTCTGCATTATTGTTACATGAAAATGGTCTTGATTTGGTAGCAGTTGTCGGTCCAGATTCGAATGATACACGACGTTTTGTTgaaatatgtcaaaaattctATATACCAGGCATGATTATATTACATGTTGATCCACAATATCCGGATGATACTTATAATCAACGTGtacaacaaaaattcaaaatgatAAATGGTAAAACAACGGTTTATATATGTCATGATCGTGTTTGTCAGCTACCATTTACCGATCCAGAGCAACTtgaacaaaatttaaaagaaaatttctttaaGAATGAACATTAG
- the LOC137245365 gene encoding spermatogenesis-associated protein 20 isoform X1 translates to MLNNITYLNWIRKFIAKTVSKQPAATAKCKHLFSSTATPSRQTSCGNTVKRSILEFDYNRQVLCLQKILIFNFLINISYYSVSTRKMSDNTQSNSKADTVLPSTLADGGTKATTSHTNRLINEKSPYLLQHAHNPVDWYPWCDEAIKRAREENKLIFLSVGYSTCHWCHVMEHESFENEAVAAIMNKNFINIKVDREERPDIDKIYMQFVLMLNGSGGWPMSVWLTPDLAPITAGTYFPPHDRWGMPSFSTVLKTIASKWQSNQDELKVTGKHVIAAIQKSLSEKSTTAVFEPGSADAKLQESLRIFKRRYDQQHGGFGTQPKFPEVSRLKFLLHAYIITKDADVLDMVLQTLQHIGHGGIHDHVFGGFARYSVDRVWHVPHFEKMLYDQGQLMTAYASAYKLTNDKIYMRYADGIFRYLMKDLRHPGGGFFAGEDADSLPTADARAKVEGAFYAWTWAEVKAAVDANATLYEELKLDMERIFEIYTFHYDLRATGNVEPKSDPHGHLTAKNIHIVRGSVAETCDKFGLTEEQLQRVLYITNEVLHKIRDQRPRPHLDTKIICAWNGLVLSGLAQLANCGGEKRDEYAKAAEDLYKFMHKHLYDNERKVLLRSCYGRGTGDATLESIATTPIDGFLDDYAFLIRGLLDYYKTSLDGSVLKWARELQEIQDVRFWDNTHGAYFYSEENSPNVIVRLKEDHDGAEPCGNSIAARNLILLSHYLDEKSFRQRASKLLEFFADVNPFGYTLPAMMSALLLHENGLDLVAVVGPDSNDTRRFVEICQKFYIPGMIILHVDPQYPDDTYNQRVQQKFKMINGKTTVYICHDRVCQLPFTDPEQLEQNLKENFFKNEH, encoded by the exons ATGTTGAATAATATAACATATCTAAATTGGATAAGAAAGTTTATAGCGAAAACGGTCAGCAAACAACCAGCAGCAACAGCGAAGTGCAAACATCTTTTCTCTTCCACAGCAACACCATCAAGGCAAACCAGCTGTGGGAATACAGTAAAAAGAAGTATTTTGGAATTTGATTATAATAGGCAAGTACTTTGCTTgcaaaaaatcttaatttttaattttcttattaatATTAGTTATTATAGCGTATCCACACGCAAAATGTCGGATAATACCCAAAGCAATTCAAAAGCAGATACAGTACTACCAAGTACTTTAGCGGATGGTGGAACGAAAGCGACTACGAGCCATACGAATCGTTTAATTAATGAGAAATCACCATATTTGTTGCAGCATGCACACAATCCCGTAGATTGGTATCCATGGTGTGATGAAGCAATCAAACGTGCACGTgaagaaaataaattaatattcctCTCCGTGGGTTATTCTACTTGTCATTGGTGTCATGTTATGGAACACGAATCATTCGAAAACGAAGCTGTTGCAgctataatgaataaaaattttatcaatATCAAAGTCGATCGCGAAGAACGTCCGGATATCGataaaatttatatgcaatttGTATTGATGTTGAACGGAAGTGGGGGTTGGCCAATGTCTGTTTGGCTTACACCAGATTTGGCGCCAATTACGGCAGGCACTTACTTTCCTCCACATGATCG TTGGGGTATGCCCTCATTCTCTACTGTGCTCAAAACTATCGCCTCCAAATGGCAATCCAATCAAGATGAGCTAAAAGTAACAGGCAAACATGTTATAGCAGCAATACAAAAATCACTAAGCGAAAAATCGACGACAGCTGTATTTGAACCAGGCAGTGCGGACGCCAAACTGCAAGAGTCTTTACGCATCTTTAAGCGACGTTATGATCAACAACACGGCGGTTTTGGTACACAACCGAAATTTCCTGAAGTTTCACGTCTGAAATTCCTTTTACATGCCTACATTATCACCAAAGATGCAGATGTGCTCGATATGGTGCTGCAAACCTTACAACACATTGGTCACGGTGGTATACATGATCATGTGTTTGGTGGTTTTGCGCGTTACTCTGTGGATCGTGTTTGGCATGTGCCACATTTTGAGAAAATGCTCTATGATCAAGGTCAACTTATGACCGCATATGCCAGTGCTTATAAGCTAACAAACGATAAGATATATATGCGCTATGCTGATGGTATATTTCGTTATTTAATGAAAGATTTACGTCACCCTGGGGGTGGTTTCTTTGCTGGCGAAGATGCTGATTCTTTACCTACAGCAGATGCTAGAGCAAAAGTCGAAGGTGCGTTCTATGCTTGGACTTGGGCTGAAGTGAAGGCGGCTGTGGATGCAAATGCAACGCTTTATGAAGAATTAAAATTGGACATGGAGCGTATATTTGAAATTTACACTTTTCACTACGACTTGCGTGCAACGGGCAATGTTGAACCCAAAAGTGATCCGCATGGTCATCTAACTGCGAAAAATATACACATTGTTCGTGGTTCCGTTGCTGAGACATGTGATAAATTTGGCTTAACTGAAGAGCAATTACAGCGGGTACTTTATATTACCAATGAAGTGTTGCACAAAATACGCGATCAACGTCCTCGTCCACATTTGGATACAAAAATTATTTGTGCATGGAATGGCTTAGTGTTGTCGGGTTTAGCTCAATTGGCAAATTGTGGTGGCGAAAAGCGGGACGAATATGCAAAAGCAGCTGaagatttatataaatttatgcaCAAGCATTTATATGATAACGAAAGAAAAGTGCTGCTCCGCTCTTGCTATGGACGAGGCACTGGTGATGCAACGCTGGAAAGTATAGC tacAACACCTATCGATGGCTTCCTTGACGACTACGCATTTCTCATCAGAGGTCTGTTGGATTATTATAAAACTTCGTTAGATGGCAGCGTGCTAAAATGGGCACGTGAACTTCAGGAGATACAGGATGTACGATTTTGGGATAATACACATGGCGCCTATTTCTATTCAGAAGAAAATTCTCCAAATGTGATTGTGCGCCTAAAAGAAG ATCATGATGGCGCTGAACCATGTGGCAACAGCATAGCTGCACGCAATCTTATCTTACTCTCACATTATTTGGATGAAAAAAGCTTTAGGCAACGCGCTTCTAAACTGCTTGAATTCTTTGCTGATGTTAATCCTTTCGGTTATACGCTACCAGCTATGATGTCTGCATTATTGTTACATGAAAATGGTCTTGATTTGGTAGCAGTTGTCGGTCCAGATTCGAATGATACACGACGTTTTGTTgaaatatgtcaaaaattctATATACCAGGCATGATTATATTACATGTTGATCCACAATATCCGGATGATACTTATAATCAACGTGtacaacaaaaattcaaaatgatAAATGGTAAAACAACGGTTTATATATGTCATGATCGTGTTTGTCAGCTACCATTTACCGATCCAGAGCAACTtgaacaaaatttaaaagaaaatttctttaaGAATGAACATTAG
- the LOC137245365 gene encoding spermatogenesis-associated protein 20 isoform X2, protein MLNNITYLNWIRKFIAKTVSKQPAATAKCKHLFSSTATPSRQTSCGNTVKRSILEFDYNSYYSVSTRKMSDNTQSNSKADTVLPSTLADGGTKATTSHTNRLINEKSPYLLQHAHNPVDWYPWCDEAIKRAREENKLIFLSVGYSTCHWCHVMEHESFENEAVAAIMNKNFINIKVDREERPDIDKIYMQFVLMLNGSGGWPMSVWLTPDLAPITAGTYFPPHDRWGMPSFSTVLKTIASKWQSNQDELKVTGKHVIAAIQKSLSEKSTTAVFEPGSADAKLQESLRIFKRRYDQQHGGFGTQPKFPEVSRLKFLLHAYIITKDADVLDMVLQTLQHIGHGGIHDHVFGGFARYSVDRVWHVPHFEKMLYDQGQLMTAYASAYKLTNDKIYMRYADGIFRYLMKDLRHPGGGFFAGEDADSLPTADARAKVEGAFYAWTWAEVKAAVDANATLYEELKLDMERIFEIYTFHYDLRATGNVEPKSDPHGHLTAKNIHIVRGSVAETCDKFGLTEEQLQRVLYITNEVLHKIRDQRPRPHLDTKIICAWNGLVLSGLAQLANCGGEKRDEYAKAAEDLYKFMHKHLYDNERKVLLRSCYGRGTGDATLESIATTPIDGFLDDYAFLIRGLLDYYKTSLDGSVLKWARELQEIQDVRFWDNTHGAYFYSEENSPNVIVRLKEDHDGAEPCGNSIAARNLILLSHYLDEKSFRQRASKLLEFFADVNPFGYTLPAMMSALLLHENGLDLVAVVGPDSNDTRRFVEICQKFYIPGMIILHVDPQYPDDTYNQRVQQKFKMINGKTTVYICHDRVCQLPFTDPEQLEQNLKENFFKNEH, encoded by the exons ATGTTGAATAATATAACATATCTAAATTGGATAAGAAAGTTTATAGCGAAAACGGTCAGCAAACAACCAGCAGCAACAGCGAAGTGCAAACATCTTTTCTCTTCCACAGCAACACCATCAAGGCAAACCAGCTGTGGGAATACAGTAAAAAGAAGTATTTTGGAATTTGATTATAATAG TTATTATAGCGTATCCACACGCAAAATGTCGGATAATACCCAAAGCAATTCAAAAGCAGATACAGTACTACCAAGTACTTTAGCGGATGGTGGAACGAAAGCGACTACGAGCCATACGAATCGTTTAATTAATGAGAAATCACCATATTTGTTGCAGCATGCACACAATCCCGTAGATTGGTATCCATGGTGTGATGAAGCAATCAAACGTGCACGTgaagaaaataaattaatattcctCTCCGTGGGTTATTCTACTTGTCATTGGTGTCATGTTATGGAACACGAATCATTCGAAAACGAAGCTGTTGCAgctataatgaataaaaattttatcaatATCAAAGTCGATCGCGAAGAACGTCCGGATATCGataaaatttatatgcaatttGTATTGATGTTGAACGGAAGTGGGGGTTGGCCAATGTCTGTTTGGCTTACACCAGATTTGGCGCCAATTACGGCAGGCACTTACTTTCCTCCACATGATCG TTGGGGTATGCCCTCATTCTCTACTGTGCTCAAAACTATCGCCTCCAAATGGCAATCCAATCAAGATGAGCTAAAAGTAACAGGCAAACATGTTATAGCAGCAATACAAAAATCACTAAGCGAAAAATCGACGACAGCTGTATTTGAACCAGGCAGTGCGGACGCCAAACTGCAAGAGTCTTTACGCATCTTTAAGCGACGTTATGATCAACAACACGGCGGTTTTGGTACACAACCGAAATTTCCTGAAGTTTCACGTCTGAAATTCCTTTTACATGCCTACATTATCACCAAAGATGCAGATGTGCTCGATATGGTGCTGCAAACCTTACAACACATTGGTCACGGTGGTATACATGATCATGTGTTTGGTGGTTTTGCGCGTTACTCTGTGGATCGTGTTTGGCATGTGCCACATTTTGAGAAAATGCTCTATGATCAAGGTCAACTTATGACCGCATATGCCAGTGCTTATAAGCTAACAAACGATAAGATATATATGCGCTATGCTGATGGTATATTTCGTTATTTAATGAAAGATTTACGTCACCCTGGGGGTGGTTTCTTTGCTGGCGAAGATGCTGATTCTTTACCTACAGCAGATGCTAGAGCAAAAGTCGAAGGTGCGTTCTATGCTTGGACTTGGGCTGAAGTGAAGGCGGCTGTGGATGCAAATGCAACGCTTTATGAAGAATTAAAATTGGACATGGAGCGTATATTTGAAATTTACACTTTTCACTACGACTTGCGTGCAACGGGCAATGTTGAACCCAAAAGTGATCCGCATGGTCATCTAACTGCGAAAAATATACACATTGTTCGTGGTTCCGTTGCTGAGACATGTGATAAATTTGGCTTAACTGAAGAGCAATTACAGCGGGTACTTTATATTACCAATGAAGTGTTGCACAAAATACGCGATCAACGTCCTCGTCCACATTTGGATACAAAAATTATTTGTGCATGGAATGGCTTAGTGTTGTCGGGTTTAGCTCAATTGGCAAATTGTGGTGGCGAAAAGCGGGACGAATATGCAAAAGCAGCTGaagatttatataaatttatgcaCAAGCATTTATATGATAACGAAAGAAAAGTGCTGCTCCGCTCTTGCTATGGACGAGGCACTGGTGATGCAACGCTGGAAAGTATAGC tacAACACCTATCGATGGCTTCCTTGACGACTACGCATTTCTCATCAGAGGTCTGTTGGATTATTATAAAACTTCGTTAGATGGCAGCGTGCTAAAATGGGCACGTGAACTTCAGGAGATACAGGATGTACGATTTTGGGATAATACACATGGCGCCTATTTCTATTCAGAAGAAAATTCTCCAAATGTGATTGTGCGCCTAAAAGAAG ATCATGATGGCGCTGAACCATGTGGCAACAGCATAGCTGCACGCAATCTTATCTTACTCTCACATTATTTGGATGAAAAAAGCTTTAGGCAACGCGCTTCTAAACTGCTTGAATTCTTTGCTGATGTTAATCCTTTCGGTTATACGCTACCAGCTATGATGTCTGCATTATTGTTACATGAAAATGGTCTTGATTTGGTAGCAGTTGTCGGTCCAGATTCGAATGATACACGACGTTTTGTTgaaatatgtcaaaaattctATATACCAGGCATGATTATATTACATGTTGATCCACAATATCCGGATGATACTTATAATCAACGTGtacaacaaaaattcaaaatgatAAATGGTAAAACAACGGTTTATATATGTCATGATCGTGTTTGTCAGCTACCATTTACCGATCCAGAGCAACTtgaacaaaatttaaaagaaaatttctttaaGAATGAACATTAG
- the LOC137245365 gene encoding spermatogenesis-associated protein 20 isoform X3, protein MLNNITYLNWIRKFIAKTVSKQPAATAKCKHLFSSTATPSRQTSCGNTVKRSILEFDYNSVSTRKMSDNTQSNSKADTVLPSTLADGGTKATTSHTNRLINEKSPYLLQHAHNPVDWYPWCDEAIKRAREENKLIFLSVGYSTCHWCHVMEHESFENEAVAAIMNKNFINIKVDREERPDIDKIYMQFVLMLNGSGGWPMSVWLTPDLAPITAGTYFPPHDRWGMPSFSTVLKTIASKWQSNQDELKVTGKHVIAAIQKSLSEKSTTAVFEPGSADAKLQESLRIFKRRYDQQHGGFGTQPKFPEVSRLKFLLHAYIITKDADVLDMVLQTLQHIGHGGIHDHVFGGFARYSVDRVWHVPHFEKMLYDQGQLMTAYASAYKLTNDKIYMRYADGIFRYLMKDLRHPGGGFFAGEDADSLPTADARAKVEGAFYAWTWAEVKAAVDANATLYEELKLDMERIFEIYTFHYDLRATGNVEPKSDPHGHLTAKNIHIVRGSVAETCDKFGLTEEQLQRVLYITNEVLHKIRDQRPRPHLDTKIICAWNGLVLSGLAQLANCGGEKRDEYAKAAEDLYKFMHKHLYDNERKVLLRSCYGRGTGDATLESIATTPIDGFLDDYAFLIRGLLDYYKTSLDGSVLKWARELQEIQDVRFWDNTHGAYFYSEENSPNVIVRLKEDHDGAEPCGNSIAARNLILLSHYLDEKSFRQRASKLLEFFADVNPFGYTLPAMMSALLLHENGLDLVAVVGPDSNDTRRFVEICQKFYIPGMIILHVDPQYPDDTYNQRVQQKFKMINGKTTVYICHDRVCQLPFTDPEQLEQNLKENFFKNEH, encoded by the exons ATGTTGAATAATATAACATATCTAAATTGGATAAGAAAGTTTATAGCGAAAACGGTCAGCAAACAACCAGCAGCAACAGCGAAGTGCAAACATCTTTTCTCTTCCACAGCAACACCATCAAGGCAAACCAGCTGTGGGAATACAGTAAAAAGAAGTATTTTGGAATTTGATTATAATAG CGTATCCACACGCAAAATGTCGGATAATACCCAAAGCAATTCAAAAGCAGATACAGTACTACCAAGTACTTTAGCGGATGGTGGAACGAAAGCGACTACGAGCCATACGAATCGTTTAATTAATGAGAAATCACCATATTTGTTGCAGCATGCACACAATCCCGTAGATTGGTATCCATGGTGTGATGAAGCAATCAAACGTGCACGTgaagaaaataaattaatattcctCTCCGTGGGTTATTCTACTTGTCATTGGTGTCATGTTATGGAACACGAATCATTCGAAAACGAAGCTGTTGCAgctataatgaataaaaattttatcaatATCAAAGTCGATCGCGAAGAACGTCCGGATATCGataaaatttatatgcaatttGTATTGATGTTGAACGGAAGTGGGGGTTGGCCAATGTCTGTTTGGCTTACACCAGATTTGGCGCCAATTACGGCAGGCACTTACTTTCCTCCACATGATCG TTGGGGTATGCCCTCATTCTCTACTGTGCTCAAAACTATCGCCTCCAAATGGCAATCCAATCAAGATGAGCTAAAAGTAACAGGCAAACATGTTATAGCAGCAATACAAAAATCACTAAGCGAAAAATCGACGACAGCTGTATTTGAACCAGGCAGTGCGGACGCCAAACTGCAAGAGTCTTTACGCATCTTTAAGCGACGTTATGATCAACAACACGGCGGTTTTGGTACACAACCGAAATTTCCTGAAGTTTCACGTCTGAAATTCCTTTTACATGCCTACATTATCACCAAAGATGCAGATGTGCTCGATATGGTGCTGCAAACCTTACAACACATTGGTCACGGTGGTATACATGATCATGTGTTTGGTGGTTTTGCGCGTTACTCTGTGGATCGTGTTTGGCATGTGCCACATTTTGAGAAAATGCTCTATGATCAAGGTCAACTTATGACCGCATATGCCAGTGCTTATAAGCTAACAAACGATAAGATATATATGCGCTATGCTGATGGTATATTTCGTTATTTAATGAAAGATTTACGTCACCCTGGGGGTGGTTTCTTTGCTGGCGAAGATGCTGATTCTTTACCTACAGCAGATGCTAGAGCAAAAGTCGAAGGTGCGTTCTATGCTTGGACTTGGGCTGAAGTGAAGGCGGCTGTGGATGCAAATGCAACGCTTTATGAAGAATTAAAATTGGACATGGAGCGTATATTTGAAATTTACACTTTTCACTACGACTTGCGTGCAACGGGCAATGTTGAACCCAAAAGTGATCCGCATGGTCATCTAACTGCGAAAAATATACACATTGTTCGTGGTTCCGTTGCTGAGACATGTGATAAATTTGGCTTAACTGAAGAGCAATTACAGCGGGTACTTTATATTACCAATGAAGTGTTGCACAAAATACGCGATCAACGTCCTCGTCCACATTTGGATACAAAAATTATTTGTGCATGGAATGGCTTAGTGTTGTCGGGTTTAGCTCAATTGGCAAATTGTGGTGGCGAAAAGCGGGACGAATATGCAAAAGCAGCTGaagatttatataaatttatgcaCAAGCATTTATATGATAACGAAAGAAAAGTGCTGCTCCGCTCTTGCTATGGACGAGGCACTGGTGATGCAACGCTGGAAAGTATAGC tacAACACCTATCGATGGCTTCCTTGACGACTACGCATTTCTCATCAGAGGTCTGTTGGATTATTATAAAACTTCGTTAGATGGCAGCGTGCTAAAATGGGCACGTGAACTTCAGGAGATACAGGATGTACGATTTTGGGATAATACACATGGCGCCTATTTCTATTCAGAAGAAAATTCTCCAAATGTGATTGTGCGCCTAAAAGAAG ATCATGATGGCGCTGAACCATGTGGCAACAGCATAGCTGCACGCAATCTTATCTTACTCTCACATTATTTGGATGAAAAAAGCTTTAGGCAACGCGCTTCTAAACTGCTTGAATTCTTTGCTGATGTTAATCCTTTCGGTTATACGCTACCAGCTATGATGTCTGCATTATTGTTACATGAAAATGGTCTTGATTTGGTAGCAGTTGTCGGTCCAGATTCGAATGATACACGACGTTTTGTTgaaatatgtcaaaaattctATATACCAGGCATGATTATATTACATGTTGATCCACAATATCCGGATGATACTTATAATCAACGTGtacaacaaaaattcaaaatgatAAATGGTAAAACAACGGTTTATATATGTCATGATCGTGTTTGTCAGCTACCATTTACCGATCCAGAGCAACTtgaacaaaatttaaaagaaaatttctttaaGAATGAACATTAG